The genomic region CCTGTCCGATCGGCAGCGCTACCGCGAAAAGCTCCAGCAGTGTCTGGCGGGGCTGGCGCGGTTGCTGGCGGAGAAGCGGTTCGACCGCCCCAAGAATCTCATGGGTCTGGAGATCGAGCTGAATCTCGCGGGCCCTGACGGCATGCCCAGAATGATGAATGCGCAAGTACTTGAGCGCATCGCAAGCCGTGATTTCCAAACAGAACTCGCCATGTTCAATCTGGAAGTCAACATCGCTCCCCATCGGCTCGGCGGTCGCGTATTCGACCGGCTTGCCGAGGAGTTGCGCACGTCGCTCGCATATGCCCATAGGAAGGCGAACGAGGTCGATGCCGGAATCGTGATGATCGGCATTCTGCCGACCCTCGCCCGTGACGACCTGGTCTCCGCGAACCTTTCCGACGTGGACCGCTACACGCTGCTGAACGACCAGATCGTGGCCGCGCGCGGCGAGGAGTTCAGGCTCGACATCGAAGGTGTGGAGCGGCTCAGCTGCACCTCGGCGTCCATCGCGCCCGAAGCCGCCTGCACCTCCGTGCAGTTGCACCTCCAGGTCACGCCGGGACGCTTCGCCGACGTGTGGAACGCGGCGCAGGCGGTGGCCGCCGCGCAGGTCGCCATCGGCGCCAACTCGCCCTTCCTGTTCGGCCGTGAGCTGTGGCCTGAGTCGCGGCCCCCGCTGTTCCTCCAGTCCACGGACACCCGTCCGCCCGAACTCCAGGCGCAGGGGGTCCGGCCGCGGACCTGGTTCGGGGAGCGGTGGATCTCGTCGGCGTACGACCTGTTCGAGGAGAACCTGCGGTTCTTCCCTCCCTTGCTGCCCCTGTGCGACGAGGAGGATCCGCTGGCCGTCCTCGACAAGGGTGGCACGCCCCGGCTCGCCGAACTCGTGCTCCACAACGGCACCATCTACCGCTGGAACCGCCCGGTGTACGGCATCGACGACGGCGTCCCGCATCTGCGCGTGGAGAACCGCGTGCTGCCCGCGGGCCCCACGGTCACCGACGTCATCGCCAACGCGGCCTTCTACTACGGGCTCGTACGGGCCCTCGCCGGCGAGGCGCGGCCGGTGTGGACGCGGCTGCCCTTCGAGGCCGCGGCGGCCAACTTCGACCGGGCCTGCCGGCACGGCATCGACGCGCGGCTGGAGTGGCCGCGGCGCAGCCGGTACGGCGGGATCGCGCGGCTGCCCGCGACACAGCTGGTACGGGACGAGCTGCTGCCGCTCGCGGCGGCGGGCCTGGACGCGTGGGGCGTCGAGCCGGCCGACCGGGACCTCTACCTCGGCGTCATCGAGGCGCGCTGCGAGCGCGAGGTGAACGGAGCCTCCTGGCAGTCCCGTACGTTCCACGAGGCGCTGGAGAGCGGCATGGGGCGGGATGCCGCGCTGGCCGCCACGACGAAACGGTACGCCGAGCTGATGCACCTCGGTGAGCCCGTGCACACCTGGCCGATCGGGTTACCGGAGCCCGCCGTTCCGCTCGGGCGGGGAGACGCCGGGGTGACGTGGTGATGCGGGGACGCGGTGACTTGGGACGCGGTGAGCGGGGGATCAGCTCTGGTCGCCCGCGCGTACGACGGCCTTGAGGATCACCGAGTGGACCTCGGACGGGTCGGTGACCAGGTGGCCCGACCCGCCGGTCGCCGCGGCGATCTCGTCGAGCTCGGCCTTGTCGGCCTCCGGGCCCACGGCGATCGCGATCAGCGGTACCGGGCGCTTCGGGTCGGTCAGCTCGCGGAGCTGGGCGACGAGGTCGGCGCGCGAGATGCTGCCCGGATCATCGTTCACGCCGTCGGTCAGCAGCACCAGCCCGTTGAACTTCCCCTTCGTGTAGGAGGCCGTGGCCTCCTTGTATGCCGCCAGTGTCGTGTCGTACAGGCCCGTGGCGCCGTTCTTGACCGGCTCCAGGCTGTCGAAGGCCGCCGACAGCAGGTCCCGCTGGGTGCTGCCGGCCGCGCGGCCGCCCAGCCGCTCGGTCGGGACGAGTACGCGGTAGTCGCGCTTGCCGTCGACGCTCCTGGAGAACGTCCAGAGGCCGACCTCGTCCTCTGGGGTGAAGGTGGCCAGCGCCTGCGACAGCGCCGCCTTCGTCACGTCCAACCGGGACTCGCTGGTGCCCGGCACCGGCTTCGCCATGGACGCGGAGATGTCGACGACCGTGGTGAGCCGGGTGCTCTGCACAGTGATCGTCCACATGCCGAGGGCTTCGTCGATCTCCTTGTCCGTGGCCGGTGGACCGGGCAGTTCCTTGTAGGGCTGCGGGGCGCGGCCGCCGGCCCGGGTCACCAGTTCGTCCGGGATGTCGTCGTCGTCCGTACGGAAGCCGTGCTTCTCCATGATCCGGCGCCCGTCGCTCTCGCCGAGCAGGGTCATGAACCGCAGCGCGGCCCGGCTCTCGTCCGTGGTCAGCGCCGGTTCGTCGACCAGCGCGAACGGGTAGTCGAGCAGGGGCGAGCCGTCCTTGGGGTAGAAGAGGTCGAGGTCGTCGCCGCTGTCCGCCGTCGTGTTGTACGCGAACGCCGCCTGCTCGGAGAGGATGAGCGCCTGGTTGCGGCTGGGGTTGGCCTGCTCGGTGCCGGAGAGGTCGCGCGGCAGGGTGTCCAGGACCTGGCTGTCGCTGTCGGAGGCGCGCAGCGAGAGGGCCTTCGCGGTGGCCGCAGCCAGGATGTCGCCGTCCTTGGACGTGCCCGCCGCCTGCTTCAGCCGGGTCAGGGCGAGCAGACCGGTGGCGCTGCGCGACGGGTTGCCCGCCCCGAGCTTCAGCCGGTCGCCCGTCGTCGTCGTGGCTGCCAGCTCGGTCCAGCTGTACGTCTTGGCGGGCCACCCGAGGGACTTCGCGGCCGTCGGGATCATGGCGACGCCGACGGGTGACGACGCGACGTTGCCCGCCGGTGTCACCGGAGTCGATCTGCCGTCCGCCATGACCCGGCTCACCCAGACACCCGAGTCCGGCACCCATGCCTCGAAGTCGTCGGCGCTCTTCTCCTTCGACCGCAGGGCGTCCGTGACCTGGTACGAGTCCCGGGCGGTCACCCGGACGTCGAGGCAACTGCCGTCGGACGTCACGTCGTTGTCCCGGGCGTAGTCGGCCGCCTCCTTGAGCGCGGGCGCGATACCGGGAGCCGCGGCGATCCTGAGGCGGACGGCGCTGTCCCAGCAGGTCGAGCCGAAGGAGACCAGGCCGCCGTCGACCGCGGCCGCCGTACCCCCGGCGGCCGCGAGCACGAGGGCCGTCATGAGCGCCACATTGCGGCGCCGCGCGCGCCGCCGGGGGCCGGTTGCGCCCGTCCGGAACCCGTCGGGCAAGCTGTGACGTCCCATGGCGGTCGTGCCCTTCCCTGGTCGAGCCTGGAGCTGTTGGAGCCGCGAAACGGCGTGGAGCCGTGAAATGGCCGAATGCTACGGCATCGGGGGAGACACGCCCGCAGGAGTCCGTCCCCCCGACGGCTTGTCGCGCACGATCTTCGCAACTTCTTTCGAGACCCTAGCGGGGCGAAGATGGGGATGAGGCGGGATTGGCCAACTGGAGTCAGGAGTGCAGGTGGAGGCAGAGGCGGTGGCTGATTCCGTTCCCGAGGAGCGGCCCGCGCGGCGGATTCTCCGAGACGAGACGCTGCTCGTACTGGGAGTCTCGCTCGGAGCCAGCGGGGTCTCCGCGCTGATCAGCTTTGTCGGGTCGGTCACCAAACCGGGAGGGCTCAGGGACCAGGCGGCCACGCTCAACGCCTCGGCCGCGCCCGGCCGTCCGTGGCTCGACCTGGCGTGGCAACTGTTCGGAATCGCTTCCGCGCTGGTGCCGGTCGCGCTCGTCGCGCACTTCCTGATGCGGGAGGGGAAGGGGCTGCGCACACTCGGCTTCGACCGTACCCGTCCGTGGCCGGACCTCGCCCGGGGCGCCGCGATCGCTGCGGTGATCGGCAGCACGGGCATCGCCTTCTATCTGGCGGCCCGCGGCCTGGGCTTCAACCTCACCGTGGTGCCCGAGGCGCTGCCCGACGTGTGGTGGAAGTACCCGGTGCTGATCCTCTCCGCGATCCAGAACTCGGTCCTGGAGGAGGTCATCGTCGTCGGGTACCTGCTGCGCCGCCTCGGCCAGTTGGGCTGGACACCGGTCACCGCCCTGGTGGCCAGCTCGGTGCTCCGTGGTTCGTACCACCTCTACCAGGGCATCGGCGGGTTCATCGGCAACATGGTGATGGGCGTGGTCTTCGTCTACCTGTACCGCCGCTGGGGCCGCGTCGGGCCGCTGGTGGTCGCCCACTCGCTGCTCGACATCGGGGCGTTCGTGGGGTACGCGCTGCTGGCCGGGAAGGTGGGGTGGCTGCCCACCGCCTGAACGGCATGAGCAGCGCGAAAGGGGGTGCCCCTATCTGTTTCGTCAACCCTGGTGGGGCTGACTTGTAGGGGTTGATCCGGGTTTTCGGGGACGTCTGGCGAAGCGGGATGTCCCCGGTGGATCAGGTGCTTGTTGGGCAGCCTGGTGGGCGGCTCGGCTCGTGGCCGTGCCGGTGTGCGGGCGGGACGGGGTCGCCAAGGGCAGGGTCGTCAGGCTACGAGGTCGACGTCGCTGGGGGTGTGTGGTTCGTAGAGGGCGCCGGTGCGGATCATCGCGTGGATGACGTTCACGCGTTGCCGGGCGAGGCGGAGGATTGCCTGGGTGTGGGTCTTGCCGCGTGCGCGTTGCCGGTCGTAGTAGGTCCGGGAGGACGGGTCGGTTTTGCAGCCGATCGCGGCGAACGCGGCCTGGAACAGGGCTCGTTTGAGGAGCCGGTTGCCGCGGTGGGGTGCGTGCTCGCCGCGAATCGAGGTGCCCGAGGACTTCGTGGCCGGGGCGAGTCCGGCGTAGGAGGCGAGGTGTCCGGCGGTGGGGAAGCCGGTGCCGTCACCGATCGCGACGATCACGGCCGCTGTGGTCCTGACGCCGAGGCCGGGCAGAGACGTCAGGAGGTGGAAAAGAGGGAGGGCCTCCAGCAGGGCGGCGATCTCCTGCTCGGTGGCCCGGCGCTGGGTGTGGGCGGCGGCGAGCTGGGCGGCCAGGCCGGGCACGATCAGCGCGGATGCCTCGGTGCCGGGAACGACCAGGGTCTGCTCGGCGAGCGCGTCGAAGATCTCGGTGGTGAGGTGGTGGGCCTTGCGCGAGCCGTGTGCCTTGAGCAGGGCCTCGCAGCGGGCCCGGCCGAGTTTCTTCAGTCTCGCCGGGGAGCCGTGCCGTTGGAGGAGGGCCTGGATATAGGGGTAGGCCAGGCGCGGGCCGAGCACGCGCTCGAGAGAGGGGTGGATCTGGGAGAGCAAGCCGCGCAGCCGGTTGGTGGCGCGGTTGACCTCGCCGGCCAGGTCGTTGTCGTAGCCGGTGAGCATGGTCAGCTCGGCCAGCACCTCGTCGTCGCGGTCCACCGCGCGCAGGGTGTGCGGCATGGTGCGGGCGGTCTCGGCGATCACGAACGCGTCGCGGACGTCGGTCTTGGCCTCGCCCGGGTGCAGGTCGGCGGCCCGCCGCATCGACAGACCGGGCAGGTAGGCCACCCGGCAGCCCGCCGCGCGGGCCACCGTCAGCGGCAGCGCGCCGATGTTGGCGACCTGGTCCACGATCACCAGGACAGTGCCGAACTTCGCCACCAGCCTGGTGAACAGTTCCAGCAGTTCCGGCTCGGTGTTGGGCAGCCGCTTGTCGTGCACGGTTGTGCCGTCCTCGGTCCGGCCGTGGGCGTGGTGGAACTCCTT from Streptomyces sp. NBC_00878 harbors:
- a CDS encoding substrate-binding and VWA domain-containing protein, encoding MGRHSLPDGFRTGATGPRRRARRRNVALMTALVLAAAGGTAAAVDGGLVSFGSTCWDSAVRLRIAAAPGIAPALKEAADYARDNDVTSDGSCLDVRVTARDSYQVTDALRSKEKSADDFEAWVPDSGVWVSRVMADGRSTPVTPAGNVASSPVGVAMIPTAAKSLGWPAKTYSWTELAATTTTGDRLKLGAGNPSRSATGLLALTRLKQAAGTSKDGDILAAATAKALSLRASDSDSQVLDTLPRDLSGTEQANPSRNQALILSEQAAFAYNTTADSGDDLDLFYPKDGSPLLDYPFALVDEPALTTDESRAALRFMTLLGESDGRRIMEKHGFRTDDDDIPDELVTRAGGRAPQPYKELPGPPATDKEIDEALGMWTITVQSTRLTTVVDISASMAKPVPGTSESRLDVTKAALSQALATFTPEDEVGLWTFSRSVDGKRDYRVLVPTERLGGRAAGSTQRDLLSAAFDSLEPVKNGATGLYDTTLAAYKEATASYTKGKFNGLVLLTDGVNDDPGSISRADLVAQLRELTDPKRPVPLIAIAVGPEADKAELDEIAAATGGSGHLVTDPSEVHSVILKAVVRAGDQS
- a CDS encoding glutamate--cysteine ligase → MGEKVVAGAIGLSDRQRYREKLQQCLAGLARLLAEKRFDRPKNLMGLEIELNLAGPDGMPRMMNAQVLERIASRDFQTELAMFNLEVNIAPHRLGGRVFDRLAEELRTSLAYAHRKANEVDAGIVMIGILPTLARDDLVSANLSDVDRYTLLNDQIVAARGEEFRLDIEGVERLSCTSASIAPEAACTSVQLHLQVTPGRFADVWNAAQAVAAAQVAIGANSPFLFGRELWPESRPPLFLQSTDTRPPELQAQGVRPRTWFGERWISSAYDLFEENLRFFPPLLPLCDEEDPLAVLDKGGTPRLAELVLHNGTIYRWNRPVYGIDDGVPHLRVENRVLPAGPTVTDVIANAAFYYGLVRALAGEARPVWTRLPFEAAAANFDRACRHGIDARLEWPRRSRYGGIARLPATQLVRDELLPLAAAGLDAWGVEPADRDLYLGVIEARCEREVNGASWQSRTFHEALESGMGRDAALAATTKRYAELMHLGEPVHTWPIGLPEPAVPLGRGDAGVTW
- a CDS encoding IS110 family transposase codes for the protein MVDTTAIDLFLGLDLGKEFHHAHGRTEDGTTVHDKRLPNTEPELLELFTRLVAKFGTVLVIVDQVANIGALPLTVARAAGCRVAYLPGLSMRRAADLHPGEAKTDVRDAFVIAETARTMPHTLRAVDRDDEVLAELTMLTGYDNDLAGEVNRATNRLRGLLSQIHPSLERVLGPRLAYPYIQALLQRHGSPARLKKLGRARCEALLKAHGSRKAHHLTTEIFDALAEQTLVVPGTEASALIVPGLAAQLAAAHTQRRATEQEIAALLEALPLFHLLTSLPGLGVRTTAAVIVAIGDGTGFPTAGHLASYAGLAPATKSSGTSIRGEHAPHRGNRLLKRALFQAAFAAIGCKTDPSSRTYYDRQRARGKTHTQAILRLARQRVNVIHAMIRTGALYEPHTPSDVDLVA
- a CDS encoding CPBP family intramembrane glutamic endopeptidase; its protein translation is MQVEAEAVADSVPEERPARRILRDETLLVLGVSLGASGVSALISFVGSVTKPGGLRDQAATLNASAAPGRPWLDLAWQLFGIASALVPVALVAHFLMREGKGLRTLGFDRTRPWPDLARGAAIAAVIGSTGIAFYLAARGLGFNLTVVPEALPDVWWKYPVLILSAIQNSVLEEVIVVGYLLRRLGQLGWTPVTALVASSVLRGSYHLYQGIGGFIGNMVMGVVFVYLYRRWGRVGPLVVAHSLLDIGAFVGYALLAGKVGWLPTA